The following proteins come from a genomic window of bacterium:
- a CDS encoding coiled-coil domain-containing protein has product MPIITVPKVLREKLGEDGVDSLIELLNQSEQKVKGEVITLSDEKFARKLSEEISGVKIEFSKKLSEEISGVKQEIALLEGKLEARISEVRAEFKVDLEREISKLDKRINEETSKLRVDIAQFKSELIKWMFLFWVGQLVCIAGLLKWIR; this is encoded by the coding sequence ATGCCAATAATTACTGTGCCTAAGGTTTTAAGGGAAAAGCTAGGTGAGGATGGGGTTGATTCCCTAATTGAGCTTCTCAATCAATCAGAGCAAAAGGTAAAGGGAGAGGTGATTACCCTCTCTGATGAGAAGTTTGCCAGAAAGCTCTCTGAGGAAATCAGCGGAGTAAAGATAGAATTTTCAAAGAAGTTATCTGAAGAAATCAGTGGAGTAAAGCAAGAAATTGCCCTTCTTGAAGGGAAGCTTGAAGCAAGAATCTCTGAGGTAAGGGCTGAATTTAAGGTTGACCTTGAAAGGGAAATTTCAAAGCTTGATAAAAGAATCAACGAGGAAACCTCAAAGCTTCGGGTTGATATAGCCCAATTCAAATCAGAGCTAATCAAATGGATGTTTCTCTTCTGGGTAGGTCAGCTTGTCTGTATAGCTGGGCTTTTGAAATGGATAAGATGA